A window of the Sporohalobacter salinus genome harbors these coding sequences:
- a CDS encoding amidohydrolase family protein, translated as MQTLADLILYNGKIITLDEEDRIVEAVAVNKGEIIAVGTNQEIKEFMTDNTYKLNLEGKTVVPGFIDSHVHFVQTGLNKLFLNFTGVNSQEEMLDLIRNKAEKLVDGEWIYGVGFDENNFANLQLPTRWQLDKIASDNPVWLSRIDCHSCVLNSKALKLLNISQSILGLDKDRSGRLTGIIRNKANFKVRNWILDNIHYKKRVKALQIATKLALEAGITTIHSMEGGGLFSELDLKLLLEVKEKNPLDIVVFNQTMDVERVLNLGLNRIGGCIALDGSIGSRTAALKEPYADDPTQDFQLYHFQRRINKFVTKAHKEGLQIAVHAIGGQAINQILKAYEVAQKKYPRDNPKHRIEHGELIDQQQINKARELGVTLSIQPAFDYYWGGSDGMYGTRLGARRAKRTNPYRNIIDAGCLIIGGSDSDVTPMNPLLGIHGAVNHSNPEQQLTIKEALKLFTINAARATSEEDIKGSIEVGKVANFTILNQDLLAVSKEKIKDIKVIKTIINGKIHYSRC; from the coding sequence GTGCAGACATTAGCCGATCTTATTCTTTATAATGGAAAAATTATTACTTTAGATGAGGAAGATAGAATAGTTGAAGCAGTTGCAGTTAATAAAGGCGAGATTATTGCTGTTGGTACTAACCAGGAGATAAAGGAGTTTATGACTGATAATACTTATAAGCTTAATCTTGAAGGTAAGACTGTAGTTCCTGGTTTTATTGATAGTCATGTTCATTTTGTTCAAACTGGTTTGAATAAATTATTTTTAAATTTTACTGGTGTGAATAGCCAAGAAGAGATGTTAGATTTGATTAGAAATAAGGCTGAGAAATTAGTTGATGGAGAGTGGATTTATGGTGTTGGTTTTGATGAAAACAATTTTGCTAACTTACAATTGCCTACTAGATGGCAGTTAGATAAAATTGCTTCAGATAATCCAGTGTGGCTTAGTAGAATTGACTGTCATTCTTGTGTATTGAATAGTAAGGCCTTAAAATTATTAAATATATCGCAGAGTATTTTAGGTTTAGATAAGGATAGGTCAGGACGATTGACAGGAATAATTAGAAATAAGGCTAATTTCAAAGTGAGGAATTGGATATTAGATAATATTCATTATAAAAAACGAGTTAAAGCATTGCAGATTGCTACTAAGTTAGCTTTGGAGGCTGGAATTACAACTATCCATAGTATGGAAGGCGGAGGTTTATTTAGTGAATTAGATTTAAAATTACTGTTGGAAGTTAAAGAAAAAAACCCTTTGGATATAGTAGTCTTTAATCAGACTATGGATGTAGAGCGAGTTTTAAATTTAGGATTGAATAGAATTGGAGGATGTATTGCTTTAGACGGCTCAATTGGTTCACGAACAGCAGCATTAAAAGAACCTTATGCTGATGATCCAACACAAGACTTCCAATTATATCATTTTCAGCGAAGAATTAATAAATTTGTAACTAAGGCTCATAAAGAAGGGTTGCAGATTGCAGTTCATGCTATTGGAGGGCAAGCTATTAATCAGATTTTGAAAGCTTACGAAGTAGCTCAAAAGAAATATCCTAGAGATAACCCCAAACATAGAATAGAGCATGGAGAACTTATTGATCAACAACAGATAAATAAAGCTAGAGAATTAGGAGTAACACTTTCTATACAGCCGGCATTTGATTATTATTGGGGTGGAAGTGATGGTATGTATGGTACCCGCTTAGGTGCTAGAAGGGCTAAAAGAACTAATCCATACCGTAATATTATAGATGCTGGATGCTTGATAATAGGAGGTTCTGATAGTGATGTAACACCTATGAATCCTTTGTTAGGTATTCATGGAGCAGTGAATCATTCTAATCCTGAGCAGCAGTTAACTATAAAGGAAGCACTAAAATTATTTACTATTAATGCAGCTAGAGCAACTTCTGAAGAAGATATAAAAGGTAGTATTGAAGTAGGCAAAGTAGCAAACTTTACTATTTTAAATCAAGATCTATTAGCAGTTTCCAAAGAAAAAATTAAGGATATTAAAGTAATAAAGACAATTATTAATGGAAAGATTCATTATTCGCGTTGTTAA
- a CDS encoding 2-hydroxyacid dehydrogenase — MKIVMLEPLAVEKEIINDLKANLEEQDHEFVAYDNRVENEDVIIERASYADILIITNLPLSERIIRACSNLKLISVAFTGVDHIDLKICREKEITVCNAPGYSIHSVAELAIGFMITIMRNIVTCDIATRKEKTRTGLIGNELHGKKLGIIGTGSIGLRVAEIAKAFGCKLIGYDKVEKQQGKELGIEYVDLNTLMKESDIVSLHLPHNKETKGIIDEEKINLMKKSSIFINVARGPIVDNKALATALKKGQIAGAGIDVFEMEPPIPQGHPLLNSPNTVVTPHVAFATPEAFYRRANTVFENIEAWLKDNPQNIMN; from the coding sequence ATGAAAATAGTAATGTTAGAGCCACTAGCAGTAGAAAAGGAAATTATCAATGATCTCAAAGCAAATTTAGAAGAGCAAGACCATGAATTTGTAGCTTACGATAATAGAGTGGAAAATGAAGATGTGATAATTGAAAGAGCTTCTTACGCTGATATATTAATTATTACCAATTTACCTTTATCTGAAAGAATTATCAGAGCCTGTTCAAATCTCAAACTGATCTCTGTTGCTTTTACAGGTGTAGACCATATTGACCTAAAAATATGTCGCGAAAAGGAAATTACAGTCTGTAATGCTCCTGGTTATTCAATTCACTCAGTAGCTGAGTTAGCAATAGGATTTATGATTACTATAATGAGAAATATAGTTACTTGTGATATTGCTACTAGAAAAGAAAAAACTAGAACAGGTTTAATAGGCAACGAACTCCACGGAAAAAAGTTAGGAATAATTGGAACAGGAAGTATAGGATTAAGAGTAGCTGAAATAGCTAAAGCCTTTGGGTGTAAATTAATTGGATATGATAAAGTTGAAAAACAACAAGGGAAAGAATTAGGAATTGAATATGTAGACTTAAATACTTTAATGAAAGAAAGTGATATAGTAAGTCTACATCTTCCTCACAATAAAGAAACTAAAGGAATAATAGACGAAGAAAAGATTAATTTAATGAAAAAGTCAAGTATTTTCATAAATGTAGCTCGAGGACCAATTGTAGATAATAAAGCTCTGGCAACTGCTTTAAAAAAAGGACAAATTGCAGGAGCAGGTATCGATGTATTTGAGATGGAACCTCCTATCCCACAAGGTCATCCACTACTTAATTCTCCTAATACAGTAGTAACTCCCCATGTTGCTTTTGCCACTCCAGAAGCTTTTTATAGAAGAGCCAATACTGTATTTGAAAATATTGAAGCATGGCTGAAAGATAATCCCCAAAACATCATGAATTAA
- the asnB gene encoding asparagine synthase (glutamine-hydrolyzing): MCGIAGWVDWEVNMNQQRSIIEEMGKSLECRGPDEKGEWFSENVGFAHRRLIVIDPEGGKQPMVKKYKGNTYVITYNGELYNTPELRRKLKNRGHKFDSDSDTEVVLTSYMEWGKECAKYLNGIFAFGIWDQKKEFLYLVRDRIGVKPLFYTQQNGRLLFGSELKALLAHPDVEAEIGTEGLAQIFVMGPARTPGHGVFCGVNEVRPGHYMIYDCDGLRESQYWGLESKPHTDTLKETVQKVRELFIDTVERQLVSDVPICTLLSGGLDSSAITAVASKALKEAGKGQLHTYSVDYEGNKEYFESNDFQPDADNLWVDRVSNYLETKHHSVILENSQLVEELPTGVYARDLPGMADIDISLYLFSCAIKKDFTVAVSGECADEIFGGYPWYHSEEALQANTFPWSRRLKDRVRLLSQDLIDRIKPEEYMAAKYQKALDEVPNLPEEDAKNARMREMFYINLTRWMPTLLDRKDRMSMATGLEIRVPFCDHRLVEYVWNIPWEMKNYGGNRKGILREALKGILPEDVRLRPKNPYPKTFNPDYFAATRDWLLEILNDANAPLVDLLDVDAVRKLTKADQGFDIPWFGQLMRLPQLFAYLIQVNTWLEKYNVNIK; this comes from the coding sequence ATGTGTGGTATTGCAGGTTGGGTAGATTGGGAAGTCAATATGAATCAGCAGCGGTCTATTATAGAAGAAATGGGAAAGAGTTTAGAATGTCGTGGGCCGGATGAGAAAGGGGAATGGTTTTCAGAAAATGTTGGTTTTGCTCATAGGCGATTAATTGTAATCGACCCTGAAGGTGGAAAGCAGCCTATGGTGAAGAAATATAAAGGTAATACATATGTGATCACTTATAATGGAGAATTATATAACACTCCAGAATTAAGGAGAAAGTTAAAGAATAGGGGACATAAATTTGATAGTGACTCTGATACGGAGGTAGTGTTGACCTCCTATATGGAATGGGGAAAGGAATGTGCTAAGTATCTAAATGGGATCTTTGCTTTTGGGATCTGGGATCAGAAGAAAGAGTTTTTATATTTAGTTCGGGATAGGATTGGAGTTAAACCGCTTTTTTATACTCAACAAAATGGTAGATTGTTATTTGGTTCTGAGTTAAAGGCGCTTTTAGCTCATCCTGATGTAGAAGCAGAGATTGGTACTGAGGGTTTGGCTCAAATTTTTGTTATGGGACCGGCTAGAACACCAGGGCATGGTGTTTTTTGTGGAGTAAACGAAGTAAGGCCAGGGCATTATATGATTTATGACTGCGATGGTTTAAGGGAAAGTCAGTATTGGGGTCTGGAAAGCAAGCCGCATACTGATACTTTAAAAGAGACAGTCCAGAAAGTACGAGAATTATTTATAGATACAGTTGAACGTCAGCTAGTGTCTGATGTTCCTATCTGCACCTTATTATCTGGTGGACTTGACTCTAGTGCTATCACAGCAGTTGCTAGTAAAGCTTTAAAAGAAGCAGGAAAGGGACAATTACATACTTATTCAGTTGACTATGAGGGGAATAAAGAGTACTTTGAATCTAATGATTTTCAACCTGATGCTGATAATCTATGGGTGGATCGGGTCTCTAATTATTTGGAGACGAAGCATCATTCTGTGATTCTTGAGAATTCTCAGTTGGTAGAGGAACTACCGACTGGAGTTTATGCACGAGATTTACCGGGAATGGCTGATATCGATATATCCCTTTATCTCTTTAGCTGTGCTATTAAGAAGGACTTCACGGTTGCTGTTTCTGGAGAGTGTGCTGACGAAATTTTTGGTGGTTATCCTTGGTATCACAGTGAAGAAGCACTACAAGCTAATACTTTTCCTTGGTCCCGGCGGCTGAAGGATAGAGTTAGACTATTATCTCAAGATTTAATTGATAGAATAAAACCTGAGGAATATATGGCAGCTAAGTATCAAAAGGCTTTAGATGAGGTTCCGAATTTACCAGAAGAAGATGCAAAAAATGCCCGCATGCGGGAGATGTTTTATATCAATCTTACTCGCTGGATGCCGACGCTGTTAGACCGTAAGGATCGAATGAGTATGGCTACTGGATTGGAAATTAGGGTTCCCTTTTGTGATCATCGGCTTGTAGAATATGTCTGGAATATTCCTTGGGAGATGAAGAATTATGGTGGCAACAGGAAAGGTATTTTGCGTGAAGCACTAAAAGGAATCTTACCAGAGGATGTTAGGCTGCGGCCTAAAAATCCTTATCCTAAAACCTTTAATCCTGATTACTTTGCTGCTACTAGAGACTGGTTATTAGAGATTTTGAATGATGCTAATGCACCTTTAGTTGATTTGCTTGATGTTGATGCTGTACGTAAGTTAACAAAAGCTGACCAAGGTTTTGATATTCCCTGGTTTGGACAGTTAATGCGTTTACCGCAGTTATTTGCTTATTTAATTCAAGTTAATACTTGGCTAGAAAAGTATAATGTAAATATTAAATAG
- a CDS encoding class II glutamine amidotransferase produces MRGSRPQEKIMSGCAISGILNRKGKRFSGEEIMESIALMHERSNGLGGGFAAYGIYPEHKDKYAIHMFYDDLKAKEKTDHFLNRHFEITVSEKIPTIEIEAIDNPPIIWRYFVEADHQKLESSGLTEDEYVAQCVMNINSNYRGAFVVSSGKNMGVFKGVGYPEDIGEFYQLEDYEAYLWTAHGRFPTNTPGWWGGAHPFTLLDWSIVHNGEISSYGANKRYLEMFDYQCTMQTDTEAITYLFDLMLRKHDLPLEAAVKSLAAPLWSEIERMDEKEAKIAKSIRTVYGSALLNGPFSIILGHKDGFIALNDRIKLRPLVVAKDEARTYVASEESAIREICPNPDEIWTPRGGEAVIELLEGRKEAWG; encoded by the coding sequence ATGAGAGGTAGTAGACCACAAGAAAAGATTATGTCAGGCTGTGCTATTAGTGGAATTCTGAATCGAAAAGGGAAAAGATTCTCTGGAGAAGAGATTATGGAGTCTATCGCTTTAATGCATGAAAGATCCAATGGATTAGGTGGTGGTTTTGCTGCTTACGGGATTTATCCTGAGCATAAAGATAAGTATGCTATCCATATGTTTTATGATGATTTAAAAGCTAAGGAGAAAACGGACCATTTTCTGAATCGTCACTTTGAGATTACAGTTAGTGAAAAAATTCCAACGATAGAGATAGAAGCTATTGATAATCCACCGATTATCTGGCGCTATTTTGTTGAAGCAGATCATCAGAAGTTGGAATCTTCAGGTTTAACAGAAGATGAATATGTAGCTCAATGTGTAATGAACATTAATTCTAATTATCGAGGGGCTTTTGTAGTTTCTAGCGGTAAGAATATGGGGGTTTTTAAAGGAGTTGGTTACCCCGAGGATATAGGTGAGTTTTATCAGTTAGAAGATTATGAGGCCTACTTATGGACAGCTCATGGCCGCTTTCCAACTAATACACCTGGCTGGTGGGGCGGAGCTCATCCATTTACTCTATTAGATTGGTCGATTGTACATAATGGTGAGATTTCCTCGTATGGAGCCAATAAACGCTATTTAGAGATGTTCGACTATCAATGTACAATGCAGACTGATACAGAAGCAATTACCTATCTGTTTGATTTGATGTTAAGAAAGCATGATCTACCGCTTGAAGCAGCAGTTAAGTCTTTAGCAGCTCCATTATGGAGTGAGATTGAGCGAATGGATGAAAAAGAAGCAAAGATTGCTAAATCAATTCGGACTGTCTATGGTAGTGCTTTATTAAATGGGCCTTTCTCTATTATTTTAGGTCATAAAGATGGATTCATTGCTTTAAATGACAGAATTAAGTTACGTCCCCTAGTTGTGGCTAAAGATGAAGCTAGGACTTATGTTGCTAGTGAAGAGTCAGCTATTCGCGAGATATGTCCTAATCCAGATGAAATCTGGACACCGCGTGGTGGCGAAGCAGTAATTGAATTATTAGAGGGGAGGAAAGAAGCATGGGGTTAA
- a CDS encoding glutamate synthase-related protein → MGLNLKSPEFIVERNSDKCIECQVCERQCANEVHWYDEDLEQMRAEDINCVNCHRCVTLCPTNALVIREYPLEYKQNSNWTEEMITNIQKQAKTGGILLTGMGNPTEKKIYWDHILLNASQVTNPSIDPLREPMELKTYLGRKPDKVEFNEAGEVEDLPPQLELETPIMFGAMSFGSISINACKALAQAASEMGMMYNTGEGGLHEDLYQYKDRTIVQVASGRFGVHQEYLNAGAAIEIKIGQGAKPGIGGHLPGEKVGKEVSKTRMIPEGSDALSPAPHHDIYSIEDLRQLIYALKEATDYEKPVSVKISAVHNVAAIAAGIATAGADIIAIDGYRGGTGAAPTMIRDNVGIPIELALAAVDDRLREEGLRNNVSLVVSGSIRNSADIVKAVALGADAVYVSSAALVALGCHMCQKCYTGKCNWGIATQEPKLVKRLNPELGVKRVKNLIEGWSHEIKEILGGMGINALESLRGNRLMLRGMDLTEKELDILGIKHAGE, encoded by the coding sequence ATGGGGTTAAATTTAAAGAGTCCAGAATTTATAGTTGAACGAAATTCGGATAAATGTATTGAATGTCAGGTGTGTGAACGGCAGTGTGCTAATGAAGTTCATTGGTATGATGAGGATTTAGAGCAGATGCGGGCTGAAGATATTAATTGTGTTAATTGTCATCGTTGTGTAACACTTTGTCCAACTAATGCATTAGTAATCAGAGAATATCCACTTGAGTATAAGCAGAATAGTAATTGGACAGAAGAAATGATTACTAATATACAGAAGCAGGCAAAGACAGGTGGAATTTTACTGACTGGGATGGGAAATCCAACAGAGAAGAAGATTTATTGGGATCATATTCTACTGAATGCTAGTCAGGTGACTAATCCTTCTATAGATCCTTTGCGGGAACCTATGGAACTTAAGACATACTTAGGTCGCAAACCAGATAAAGTAGAATTTAATGAAGCAGGAGAAGTTGAAGATTTACCGCCGCAGTTAGAATTAGAAACTCCTATTATGTTTGGGGCAATGTCTTTTGGTTCTATCAGTATCAATGCTTGTAAGGCTTTAGCTCAGGCTGCTAGTGAAATGGGGATGATGTATAATACTGGTGAAGGCGGTTTGCATGAAGATCTTTATCAATATAAAGATAGGACTATTGTTCAAGTAGCTTCTGGACGTTTTGGAGTACATCAGGAATATTTAAATGCTGGAGCAGCGATTGAGATTAAGATAGGTCAAGGGGCAAAACCTGGTATTGGCGGTCATTTGCCGGGAGAAAAAGTAGGGAAAGAAGTATCTAAAACTCGAATGATTCCCGAAGGTTCTGATGCACTGTCACCAGCGCCGCACCACGATATTTATTCTATTGAAGACTTACGTCAGTTAATCTATGCTTTAAAAGAAGCAACTGATTATGAAAAGCCGGTTTCTGTCAAAATTTCAGCCGTGCATAATGTAGCAGCTATTGCTGCTGGAATTGCTACTGCTGGAGCAGATATTATTGCTATTGACGGCTACCGAGGTGGTACTGGTGCAGCTCCGACAATGATTCGAGATAATGTCGGAATTCCAATTGAATTGGCATTGGCTGCTGTAGATGATAGATTGCGTGAAGAAGGACTGCGAAATAATGTCTCTTTAGTAGTTAGTGGTAGTATCAGAAATAGTGCTGATATAGTAAAGGCTGTAGCATTAGGGGCTGATGCTGTTTATGTTTCTTCGGCAGCATTAGTTGCTTTAGGCTGTCATATGTGCCAGAAATGTTATACTGGTAAGTGTAATTGGGGAATTGCTACTCAAGAACCTAAGTTAGTTAAACGGTTAAATCCAGAACTTGGCGTTAAACGAGTTAAGAATTTAATTGAAGGATGGTCTCACGAGATTAAAGAAATTTTAGGAGGAATGGGGATCAATGCCTTAGAGAGTCTGCGTGGGAATCGGTTGATGTTGAGGGGAATGGATTTAACAGAGAAAGAGTTAGATATTTTGGGGATTAAACATGCAGGTGAGTAA
- a CDS encoding 4Fe-4S dicluster domain-containing protein, with amino-acid sequence MKRVYAKEEYCLGCRLCEVYCVVNHSKSQDIIKSHKLEEITPRLVIESKGIISFALQCRHCDDAACTKACITGALQKDSKTGEVTYDQEKCVGCWTCIMACSYGAIRRDESGQKVISKCDLCGEEESEPACVTNCPNGALVFEDREE; translated from the coding sequence ATGAAACGAGTCTATGCTAAAGAAGAATACTGTCTGGGCTGTAGGCTCTGTGAAGTTTATTGTGTTGTTAATCATTCTAAGTCACAGGATATAATTAAATCTCATAAATTGGAAGAGATTACACCGCGGTTAGTAATTGAATCTAAAGGAATAATATCTTTTGCCCTGCAGTGTCGTCATTGTGATGATGCTGCCTGCACGAAGGCTTGTATTACTGGAGCACTGCAAAAAGATTCTAAAACAGGTGAGGTAACTTATGACCAGGAAAAATGTGTAGGCTGTTGGACTTGTATTATGGCCTGTTCCTATGGAGCAATTCGAAGAGATGAATCTGGTCAAAAAGTAATTTCTAAATGTGATCTATGTGGTGAAGAAGAAAGTGAACCAGCTTGTGTAACAAACTGTCCTAATGGTGCGTTAGTATTTGAAGATAGAGAAGAGTAG
- a CDS encoding NAD(P)/FAD-dependent oxidoreductase, with protein sequence MDYVIIGNSAAGIGAVEGIREVDSKGRITLISDEPYHTYSRPLISYYLANKANWETMKFRSNDFYAENNVETKLGMKAVGINEADKSVNLANGEKIEFDKLLVATGGTPFIPPIEGVDKNNIYNFIKLDDAKSIAGDIENLETGKVVILGAGLIGLKAAEALFKQGLEVIVVELADQVLNAILDDEAAKLVQQHLEEKGINFIFEDTVTQFLGEDKVTGVRLESEKELDCDLAIVAAGVKPNIEVVEETDIEVNQGIIVNNKLKTSITNIYAAGDVAESNNLVRDIKEVVPIWPDAYNQGWTAGKNMAGVKEDYLECFSRNSIGFFGLPMITAGIIEPESDDHEVLVTKNEEEKVYKKIILQNDRIIGFIYLNDIDRAGILTGLIKEKQSITEVKDELLADNFGYLSFNKEWRQERLAK encoded by the coding sequence ATGGATTATGTAATTATCGGTAATTCAGCTGCAGGGATCGGAGCTGTTGAAGGAATTAGAGAGGTTGACTCAAAAGGTAGGATTACACTTATTTCTGATGAACCATATCATACTTACTCGCGCCCGTTAATTTCTTATTACTTAGCTAATAAAGCAAATTGGGAAACAATGAAATTTCGTTCAAATGATTTTTATGCTGAAAATAATGTTGAGACTAAGTTAGGAATGAAGGCTGTTGGAATCAATGAAGCAGATAAAAGTGTTAATTTGGCTAATGGTGAGAAGATAGAGTTTGATAAATTATTAGTAGCTACTGGAGGTACCCCTTTTATTCCTCCGATAGAAGGAGTAGATAAGAATAATATTTATAACTTTATCAAGTTAGATGATGCTAAATCTATTGCTGGAGATATTGAAAATTTAGAAACAGGTAAGGTTGTAATTTTAGGTGCTGGGCTTATCGGGTTGAAGGCAGCGGAAGCATTATTCAAACAGGGGTTAGAAGTGATTGTTGTAGAATTAGCTGATCAAGTTTTAAATGCAATTTTAGATGATGAAGCGGCTAAATTAGTTCAACAGCATCTTGAAGAAAAAGGAATTAATTTTATATTTGAAGATACAGTTACTCAATTTCTTGGTGAAGATAAAGTCACAGGAGTTAGGTTAGAGTCAGAGAAGGAATTAGATTGTGATTTGGCTATTGTAGCTGCAGGAGTAAAACCAAATATCGAAGTAGTAGAAGAAACAGATATAGAAGTTAATCAAGGAATTATTGTTAATAACAAGTTAAAAACAAGTATTACCAATATTTATGCTGCTGGAGATGTAGCTGAAAGTAATAATTTAGTTCGTGATATTAAAGAAGTAGTTCCCATTTGGCCGGATGCTTATAATCAAGGGTGGACAGCTGGAAAGAATATGGCTGGAGTTAAAGAAGATTATTTAGAATGTTTTTCTCGAAATTCAATTGGTTTTTTTGGTTTACCTATGATTACGGCTGGTATCATTGAACCTGAAAGTGATGACCATGAAGTCTTAGTTACTAAAAATGAAGAGGAAAAGGTTTATAAGAAGATAATTCTACAGAATGATAGAATTATAGGTTTTATTTATTTAAACGATATTGACCGGGCAGGAATTTTGACAGGTTTAATTAAGGAAAAGCAGAGCATAACTGAAGTTAAAGATGAATTACTTGCTGATAACTTTGGTTATTTATCTTTTAATAAAGAATGGCGTCAAGAAAGATTAGCCAAGTAA
- a CDS encoding IclR family transcriptional regulator domain-containing protein, which translates to MRRKPTNLVKSLDRSVDILEELAKYKEGLGVTELGNRLDIHKSSVHRLLSTLVYRGLVEQDEETGKYKLGLKIFELGSKIFNDLEIKEYARPYLEQLVEETSETVHLVILDQGEVLYVDKVKSPETITMASQIGSRGPVHSTGVGKAITAYLDEKEIDNIIEKWGMPKRTKNTITDLQDFKEHLDLIKKRGYAVDDIENEPGIRCVAAPIFDYNGEVIAAVSVSGPTMRVTKERISKLAKKVKETGLQISYRLGYSPNHQ; encoded by the coding sequence GTGAGAAGAAAACCGACAAATTTAGTTAAATCTTTAGATCGTTCGGTTGATATTTTAGAAGAATTGGCAAAGTATAAAGAAGGATTAGGAGTAACAGAGTTAGGTAATAGGTTAGATATTCATAAGAGTTCTGTTCACAGATTATTATCTACTTTAGTTTATAGAGGGTTAGTTGAGCAAGATGAAGAAACTGGAAAATACAAATTGGGATTGAAAATTTTTGAATTGGGGAGCAAAATCTTTAATGATTTAGAAATTAAGGAATACGCTAGACCATATTTAGAGCAATTAGTTGAAGAAACTAGTGAAACTGTACATCTAGTAATTCTTGATCAAGGAGAAGTTTTATATGTTGACAAGGTAAAAAGTCCAGAAACTATTACTATGGCTTCGCAAATAGGATCTAGAGGTCCAGTTCATTCTACTGGAGTTGGTAAAGCAATCACTGCTTATTTAGATGAAAAAGAAATAGATAATATAATTGAAAAGTGGGGAATGCCTAAACGCACTAAGAATACAATTACTGATCTTCAAGATTTTAAAGAACATTTAGATTTAATTAAAAAAAGAGGATATGCTGTAGATGATATTGAAAATGAACCAGGAATTAGGTGTGTAGCTGCTCCTATTTTTGATTATAATGGAGAAGTAATAGCTGCAGTTAGTGTTTCGGGACCAACTATGAGAGTGACTAAGGAAAGGATTTCTAAACTAGCAAAGAAAGTTAAAGAAACTGGATTACAAATATCCTATCGTTTGGGGTATAGCCCTAATCATCAGTAA
- a CDS encoding TRAP transporter substrate-binding protein, producing MFNKKLVSVVLVLVLLGGSLLYLTGDANAWWIFGDDKEEENKTYTIRAGIGLNDKSAQYKALEKWKQMVEKRSDGRIKMELYHSSQLGDDREMMEALQLGTQEVTCPSTAPIGEFVSEFKVFDLPFLFPNNETADYVLDSKIGQNLLKKLEDKGMIGLAYWENGFRHLTNSKRAVKTPADVKGLKARTMENPMHLAAWREMGANPTPMAFGELFSAMQQGVVDGQENPWGTIYLQNFYEVQDYVTNTGHVYSPFVLMISKKFYDKLPKDLQKMLKETAKEVKDYQRRINREMNAEYREKLKDKMNVTILSAEEKQPFKEAVQPVYDKYKDEIGADLVESVLQKVKEYQQK from the coding sequence ATGTTCAATAAAAAGCTTGTATCAGTGGTTTTAGTCTTAGTTTTATTGGGAGGTTCTCTTTTATATCTTACAGGTGATGCTAACGCATGGTGGATTTTTGGTGATGATAAAGAGGAAGAAAATAAGACTTATACTATTCGAGCTGGTATTGGATTAAATGATAAATCTGCGCAGTATAAAGCATTAGAAAAGTGGAAGCAGATGGTTGAAAAGAGAAGTGATGGTCGAATCAAGATGGAATTATATCATTCTAGCCAGCTTGGTGATGATCGTGAAATGATGGAAGCATTGCAATTAGGAACTCAAGAAGTGACTTGTCCTTCTACTGCTCCAATTGGTGAATTTGTAAGTGAATTTAAGGTATTTGATTTACCATTCTTATTTCCAAATAATGAAACTGCAGATTATGTTTTAGATAGTAAAATTGGTCAGAATTTACTTAAAAAATTAGAAGATAAGGGTATGATTGGATTGGCTTATTGGGAGAATGGTTTTCGCCATTTAACTAATAGTAAGCGAGCTGTTAAAACTCCTGCAGATGTTAAAGGATTAAAAGCAAGAACTATGGAGAATCCAATGCACTTAGCTGCTTGGAGAGAAATGGGGGCTAATCCAACTCCAATGGCTTTTGGTGAATTATTTTCTGCTATGCAGCAAGGGGTTGTAGATGGTCAAGAAAATCCATGGGGGACAATTTATTTACAAAACTTTTATGAAGTTCAGGATTATGTAACTAATACTGGTCACGTTTATTCTCCATTTGTATTAATGATTTCTAAGAAATTCTATGATAAGTTGCCAAAAGATTTACAGAAGATGCTTAAAGAGACAGCTAAAGAAGTTAAAGATTATCAAAGAAGGATTAATCGCGAAATGAATGCTGAGTATAGAGAGAAGTTAAAAGATAAAATGAATGTAACTATCCTATCTGCTGAAGAAAAGCAACCATTTAAAGAAGCAGTTCAACCAGTTTATGATAAGTATAAAGATGAAATTGGTGCTGACTTAGTTGAGTCTGTATTGCAAAAGGTAAAAGAATATCAACAAAAATAA